The following nucleotide sequence is from Methanomassiliicoccales archaeon.
CCCCAAGTGGGTAATTGCCATGGGTGAGTGCTCGATCTCTGGTGGACCATGGTACGATTGCTACAATGTGGTTCAGGGAGCGGATACCTTCCTCCCTGTGGATATCTACATACCTGGATGCCCCCCGAGACCTGAAGCGCTCATCGACGGTTTCCTCAAATTGCAGCAGAAGATTAAGGCAGAGGCAAAAGGGCCGTTCCTAGAGGACTGAGGTGATCACTTGGCGGAGATAACAGCATGCAGTGGAAATTTGACAGGATTAGAGATTGCTGATGCACTGTCCAAGAAGTTCGCGGAGGGTGTCACCATTAATTCCGCTTCTCCCAGGAGAGTATACTCCCAGGTGAACAAGGAGGTCTTCCTGGAGGTGTGCAAGTTCATGAAGGACGAGCTCCTCTTCGATCATGCCTCCCTGGTTTCAGGAGTGGACAGAATTGACAGAATTCAGGCAATTTATCATATTACATCTTACATCAATAATTGCTGCCTCATGGAAATCGTGGTGGACCTAGATCATGAGGCCCCCGAAATTGATTCTGTAACCCCGCTTTGGGAGGGTGCGAATTACCACGAGAGGGAGACCTACGACATGATGGGTATAGTCTTCAAGGGACACCCAGATATGAGGAGGATCTTCCTCCCCGATGATACCAAATTCTATCCCCAAAGAAAGGACTTCAAGCTGAAGGAGGTGCCCTGAAATGGCAGAGATGTGGGTGAACATGGGTCCACAGCATCCATTCAACCATGGTTTGTGGAACCTCAGGGTCCTGATGGACGGAGAGACGATCAAGTATGCTGAACCCATCCTGGGCTACCTTCACAGGGGATGGGAGAAGAGTATGGAAAATAGGACTTATCCCCAGATCATACCTCTCTCTGACCGTCTCTGCTATGGTTCGTCCATGTCCTGGAGTCACCTCTACTGCATGACCATGGAGGAGCTTTTTGACATCGAGGTTCCTGAAAGAGGGGAGTATATCAGGGTGATAGTCCTCGAGCTCCAGAGGATAGTCTCACATCTTCTTTGGCTCATGGCCTTCGGCGTGGACCTGGGTAATCTTACCGTGATGCTCTACGTGATAAGAGAGAGGGAGATGTTCCTAGATCTCCTTCAGAGCATCACCGGAGCCAGGATGACATACAACTATCCTAGGATAGGTGGCGTGAGGAACGATCTTCCCCCCGATTTCGAGAGGGACTGCATCAGGGCTATGGATTACTTTCAGGGAAAGATTGACGATTACGAGAAGCTCTGTGACGGGAGCAAGATATTCAGGATGAGAACCGAGGGACTCGGTGTGGTGAAACCAGCCGATGCGATTAACCTCGGGCTGACTGGACCCAATCTGAGGGCAAGCAGCGTTGATGTGGACATCAGGAGGGACGATCCCTATTCTGTCTACGAAGAGTTCGACTTCGATGTCTGTACCCATGATGCCTGCGACACCTATGCCCGTTACCGTGTGAGAATGGACGAGATGAGAGTCTCCTGTGATATCGTAAAACAGGCGTTAGAGAAGATCCCCGATGGGCCCGTTAGAGTGAAGGTCCCCAAGAACGCACCCAATAAGACAGCGGTGGCGAGGGTCGAGGACCCGCGGGGTGAGGGGATGATGTATGTGGTGGGCGATGGCACTGACAAACCATACAGGTTGAGCGTGCGCAGCCCGGTCTTCGTGTACGTATCCGCCGCGAACCACATGCTGAAGGGACACAAGATAGCGGATGTCCCATCGGTCATGGGCTCCATCGACATGTGCCTAGGCGAAACAGACAGGTGATCGCATGGAACTATACACTTTTATAGAAGGCATCGTGGTCTGGCTGGTTAGCATCGTTCAATACATACTCAATGTGATCGGTCTCCACGGCCTGGCTGACTGGCTCGGCGGTGCGGAGATCGTCAATATATTGACATACCTTGGCCAGGCTTTGATCGTCTTCCTCGTTGGCTTCGTCATCTGTCTGACAATGATATGGCAAGAAAGGAAGACCCTGGGCAGGCTCATGGATCGGAGGGGGACCAGAATCGGTCCCCTTGGCTATGCTCAGCAACTTGCAGATGGATTCAAGACCTTCCTAAAGGAGATCATCGTCCCTGACAAGGCTTGGGTATCTGGTTACAACTGGGCCCTCATTATTCTGATCGCCTCTTCGGTTATCTTAGTGGGAATCATACCGCTCAGCGATGGTTGGTTCCTCTCCAGCACCCCTGCGGGACTGCTGCTTCTGTTTGCGGTATTCAGCCTTGCACCATTCGCCATCCTTATCGGCGGATGGGCGTCGAACAACAAGTACACCCTCATTGGGGGAATGAGATCCGCCGCTCAACTGATATCATACGAGGTCCCACTCCTGCTGTCCACAGTGGGCGTGATACTTCTCGCCGGGTCTCTCAGCTTCGGCGACATCGTTGCGGCGCAGGATACCATATGGTTCGTCATCCCCCAGATCATCGGTTTCATTATCTTCATGATCGCCATGAACGCGGAGGTCGAGAGGATACCTTTCGATCTTCCTGAGGCGGAGGCGGAACTGGTCGAGGGGTGGGGTACGGAGTACGGCGGCCTTAGATTTGGACTAATCATGTTCGCCGAGTATCTCAGGGGATATGCCGGTGCTGCTATCGCTGCCATCCTTTTCCTTGGCGGCTGGAATGGCCCCTACCTGCCCCCGGAGCTCTGGTTGCTCATTAAGGTATTCATCATATTCTTTGTCTTCATCTGGATTAGGGGCTCCTTCCCAAGAGTCAGGACCGATCAGATCCTGAACATTGGATGGAAGTGGCTGATGCCCCTAGCGATGATCAACCTGGCCATCGCTGTGGCCTTCAAGATGCTGGGGTGGTTCTAATGACAGAGGCAAAGCGATACAAGAGAAGAGAACCGCCGAAGCCTACGGGATATATAACCAAACCTCTGGGCGTCACTCTGAGACAAACCATCAAATCCACCATAAACAGGCCCAATACAGTCCTGTATCCATGGGAGAAGCTCCAGCTTCCTGACTGCTTCAGAGGGAGACCGGGTCTGGTTATCCAGGAGTGTATTGGCTGCGGTATGTGCATGCGTATCTGTCCCAACAAGTGCATCGAGCTTGTTGAGGTCGATGTCCCTGAGAGGGGCAAGTGTAAACGCCCCCAGGTGGACCTAGGAAGATGCATGATGTGTGGCTACTGTGCAGAGTACTGCCCCACCGATGCAATGATCGTCACTCCAGAATACGAGCTAGCTGCTACCAGCCGGAGAGAACTGATACTGGATCCCTTCGAGCTGATCCACGAGCACAAACCCGGCTACGAGGTTCACCGCGTCGAGGTCCTTCAGTCGGAGGCATCCAAGGGAAAGGACGCCGTGGAGTACCGCTTCATGGACGAGAAAGATGCACCAATACTGGACAATGACGCATGCATAGGTTGCGGTCGTTGCATGAAAGCTTGCCCCTCCGATTGCATCGAGATGGTCGAGGTGGGCAAGAACGAGAAAGGAAAGCCCATTAAACGGCCGAAATTCGATTTCACCAATTGCGTGAGCTGCGAGAACTGCGTGCTCACGTGTCCCAAGGACGCACTCAAGATGAAGGAGGTTGTCTGAATGGACTGGGAACTTCTATTCTTCCTGATATTCGCGGCGATCACTATCGCTGCAGCGGTATCCATCATGTTCTCAAAAGACGTGGTCCGCTCTGTAATGTACCTAGCACTGA
It contains:
- a CDS encoding NADH-quinone oxidoreductase subunit C, with translation MAEITACSGNLTGLEIADALSKKFAEGVTINSASPRRVYSQVNKEVFLEVCKFMKDELLFDHASLVSGVDRIDRIQAIYHITSYINNCCLMEIVVDLDHEAPEIDSVTPLWEGANYHERETYDMMGIVFKGHPDMRRIFLPDDTKFYPQRKDFKLKEVP
- a CDS encoding NADH-quinone oxidoreductase subunit D produces the protein MAEMWVNMGPQHPFNHGLWNLRVLMDGETIKYAEPILGYLHRGWEKSMENRTYPQIIPLSDRLCYGSSMSWSHLYCMTMEELFDIEVPERGEYIRVIVLELQRIVSHLLWLMAFGVDLGNLTVMLYVIREREMFLDLLQSITGARMTYNYPRIGGVRNDLPPDFERDCIRAMDYFQGKIDDYEKLCDGSKIFRMRTEGLGVVKPADAINLGLTGPNLRASSVDVDIRRDDPYSVYEEFDFDVCTHDACDTYARYRVRMDEMRVSCDIVKQALEKIPDGPVRVKVPKNAPNKTAVARVEDPRGEGMMYVVGDGTDKPYRLSVRSPVFVYVSAANHMLKGHKIADVPSVMGSIDMCLGETDR
- the nuoH gene encoding NADH-quinone oxidoreductase subunit NuoH, translating into MELYTFIEGIVVWLVSIVQYILNVIGLHGLADWLGGAEIVNILTYLGQALIVFLVGFVICLTMIWQERKTLGRLMDRRGTRIGPLGYAQQLADGFKTFLKEIIVPDKAWVSGYNWALIILIASSVILVGIIPLSDGWFLSSTPAGLLLLFAVFSLAPFAILIGGWASNNKYTLIGGMRSAAQLISYEVPLLLSTVGVILLAGSLSFGDIVAAQDTIWFVIPQIIGFIIFMIAMNAEVERIPFDLPEAEAELVEGWGTEYGGLRFGLIMFAEYLRGYAGAAIAAILFLGGWNGPYLPPELWLLIKVFIIFFVFIWIRGSFPRVRTDQILNIGWKWLMPLAMINLAIAVAFKMLGWF
- a CDS encoding 4Fe-4S dicluster domain-containing protein; the encoded protein is MTEAKRYKRREPPKPTGYITKPLGVTLRQTIKSTINRPNTVLYPWEKLQLPDCFRGRPGLVIQECIGCGMCMRICPNKCIELVEVDVPERGKCKRPQVDLGRCMMCGYCAEYCPTDAMIVTPEYELAATSRRELILDPFELIHEHKPGYEVHRVEVLQSEASKGKDAVEYRFMDEKDAPILDNDACIGCGRCMKACPSDCIEMVEVGKNEKGKPIKRPKFDFTNCVSCENCVLTCPKDALKMKEVV